Within the Ochrobactrum sp. Marseille-Q0166 genome, the region CGGCCGACAGAAGGGCCATACCGAGCTTTACCGTGGCGCGGAATATGTCGTCGATTTTCTTCCAAAAGTGAAAGTCGAAGTCATCGTTGCCGACGAAACCGTCGATGGCGCTATCGAAGCTATCCGCAAGGCAGCCCAGACGGGACGCATTGGCGACGGAAAAATTTTCGTTTCCAACATCGAAGAAGTTATCCGTATTCGTACCGGTGAATCCGGCGTGGATGCGATCTAACAAAATAAGACTACCGACCCAGTCTACCGACCATCGTCGTGCAAACAGGATACCAAAATGACGACTGCTAGTGACATTCTGAAACAGATCAAAGACAACGACGTCAAGTTTGTTGACCTCCGCTTTACAGACCCAAAAGGTAAGCTTCATCACGTTACGATGGATGTTAGCCTCGTCGATGAAGAGATGTTTGAAGACGGCGTTATGTTTGACGGCTCTTCGATCGGTGGCTGGAAGGCTATTAATGAATCCGATATGGTTCTCATGCCGGATCCAGAAACAGCTCACATCGACCCATTCTTTGCACAGTCAACGCTCGTCATTCTCTGTGATATTCTTGATCCGGTTTCGGGTGAAGCTTATGGCCGCGATCCACGCACGACCGCAAAGAAGGCTGAAGCCTACATGAAGTCGCTCAACATCGGCGACACTGTTTATGTCGGTCCAGAAGCTGAATTCTTCATCTTTGATGATGTGAAGTACAAGGTTGATCCATTCAATACCGGCTTCAAGCTTGACTCGACCGAACTGCCGTCAAACGACGACACCGATTACGAAACCGGTAACATGGGTCACCGCCCACGCGTCAAGGGCGGATACTTCCCGGTTCCACCAATCGACAGCGCACAGGATATGCGTTCGGAAATGCTTACCGTTCTGACGGAAATGGGCGTAACCGTTGAAAAGCATCACCACGAAGTCGCTTCCGCTCAGCACGAACTGGGTGTGAAATTCGACACGCTCGTTCGTAACGCCGACAAGATGCAGATTTACAAGTATGTTGTGCATCAGGTTGCCAATGCCTATGGCAAGACCGCGACCTTCATGCCGAAGCCAGTTTTCGGCGATAACGGCTCGGGTATGCATGTTCACTTCTCGATTTGGAAAGATGGCAAGCCAACCTTTGCTGGCAATGAATATGCCGGCTTGTCGGAAAACTGCCTGTACTTCATCGGTGGCGTTATCAAGCATGCTAAGGCTGTGAATGCGTTTACCAACCCATCGACCAACTCCTACAAGCGTCTGGTGCCGGGT harbors:
- a CDS encoding P-II family nitrogen regulator, whose translation is MKKIEAIIKPFKLDEVKEALQEVGLQGITVIEAKGFGRQKGHTELYRGAEYVVDFLPKVKVEVIVADETVDGAIEAIRKAAQTGRIGDGKIFVSNIEEVIRIRTGESGVDAI
- the glnA gene encoding type I glutamate--ammonia ligase, whose protein sequence is MTTASDILKQIKDNDVKFVDLRFTDPKGKLHHVTMDVSLVDEEMFEDGVMFDGSSIGGWKAINESDMVLMPDPETAHIDPFFAQSTLVILCDILDPVSGEAYGRDPRTTAKKAEAYMKSLNIGDTVYVGPEAEFFIFDDVKYKVDPFNTGFKLDSTELPSNDDTDYETGNMGHRPRVKGGYFPVPPIDSAQDMRSEMLTVLTEMGVTVEKHHHEVASAQHELGVKFDTLVRNADKMQIYKYVVHQVANAYGKTATFMPKPVFGDNGSGMHVHFSIWKDGKPTFAGNEYAGLSENCLYFIGGVIKHAKAVNAFTNPSTNSYKRLVPGYEAPVLLAYSARNRSASCRIPFGSSPKSKRLEVRFPDPSANPYLCFAALLMAGLDGIKNKIHPGQAMDKDLYDLPAKELKKIPTVCGSLREALQSLDKDREFLKAGGVFEDDQIDSFIELKMAEVMRYETTPHPIEFDMYYSV